A stretch of the Papaver somniferum cultivar HN1 chromosome 6, ASM357369v1, whole genome shotgun sequence genome encodes the following:
- the LOC113286768 gene encoding trihelix transcription factor ASIL2-like: protein MSQQPSEEKIPSSSETTKPPPSSSSTAIPTPPKKIPPIPWTHLETVNLIEVYRNKWYSLKRGQLKASQWEEVANTIASNCGFDEPSKSSTQCRHKMEKLRKRYRSEKQRPVASNWIYFDLMDQMERGIFPLTVKPISSIPPPAPGQNQSTDDDEEDEVDDDNEDNDGFNNVIRSRSINHILRRPPIVSRVVDKRRSNSYSLPPQQQQPQVTQNWKSSRRPLERKRKSFEMEEEEVEEEEEVEEENGFGGGGDGGLGGRGGELLMELASVIRKFGEGFVKTENMKMEMMRELERNRMEMEAKRTEMIINSQNRIIDTINKAFASRKKAKEEA from the coding sequence ATGTCTCAACAACCTTCGGAGGAGAAAATACCTTCATCATCAGAAACCACCAAACCACCACCATCGTCATCATCGACAGCAATCCCAACACCACCTAAAAAAATCCCCCCAATTCCATGGACGCATCTAGAAACAGTAAACCTAATCGAAGTCTACCGCAACAAATGGTATTCATTAAAACGAGGTCAATTGAAAGCATCACAATGGGAAGAAGTAGCTAATACGATTGCATCAAATTGTGGTTTCGATGAACCATCGAAATCATCCACACAGTGCAGGCATAAAATGGAGAAACTCCGTAAACGTTACCGATCTGAGAAACAACGACCGGTGGCTTCTAATTGGATTTATTTTGATTTAATGGATCAGATGGAACGGGGGATTTTTCCGTTAACTGTGAAACCGATTTCTTCAATCCCACCACCAGCCCCGGGTCAAAATCAGTCAacggatgatgatgaagaagacgagGTTGATGATGATAACGAAGATAATGATGGATTTAATAATGTAATACGGTCCAGAAGTATTAATCATATCTTGAGAAGGCCGCCGATTGTTTCTAGAGTTGTTGATAAGAGGAGGAGTAATTCATATTCGTTGCCGCCACAGCAGCAGCAGCCGCAGGTGACGCAGAATTGGAAGAGTTCGAGGAGGCCCTTGGAACGGAAGAGGAAGTCGTTTGAGATGGAAGAGGAAGAGgttgaggaagaagaggaggtggaggaggaaaatggttttggtggtggtggtgatgggggATTGGGTGGGAGAGGTGGAGAGTTGTTAATGGAATTGGCATCGGTGATACGGAAATTCGGTGAAGGGTTTGTGAAAACTGAGAATATGAAGATGGAAATGATGAGGGAATTGGAGAGGAATCGTATGGAAATGGAAGCAAAGAGGACTGAAATGATTATCAATTCGCAGAATAGGATTATTGATACGATTAATAAAGCGTTTGCGTCGCGGAAGAAGGCTAAGGAGGAGGCTTGA